DNA sequence from the Eulemur rufifrons isolate Redbay chromosome 6, OSU_ERuf_1, whole genome shotgun sequence genome:
tgagaaaaattGATTTGCAAAATAGGATAGAGTTAAGAGCAAAACTATCCAGGTAAAACTTCCTTCACCAGTTTTAACTACTGCTTTATTCTGTGGTTGCTTTAAGTATATAATTGTAATTTAAATGCCTGCAGAAGTAACTATACCTCTGTTATAAAATTCAGCATTTTACTGTCTAcattataaataaggaaaaggcAAACTAGAAATCCAAAATTTACTATACCCAATTTCATGGGCTTCTTGCTGAGAGATATTACCTTCCactttgtaaatatatgtatattttataaatacatatacattaataaatatatacaatgtaaatatacatttacattaATCTTTAATTTTGTCTTCTACTTCACTCTAAAATGATTTTGAGGTAGTACATATTTCACTAGTGATCACTGGTAAACGTTACATTTTGTAAACATATTGTGTATGATTTAAACTTTCCTCTTTAACAAATTTTGAGTTAGTAAGGATTTTGAACTATGTCCTTTATAAGGATTTAATTATATATTGGGTAATGTTTGGCACGTAGTAGTAATTATGAAACATCTTAAAAATTGAATGTGTTTATATTTACTAATGTCATAATGTCCTGAAAGAATGACATAAGGAAATCACAGTGAGACTAATCAGGGAAAAatacttttcataaaaatatcaggtttttcttttttgaaattctgGAATCATATCCATTAAACATAATttcatgatattaatattattatcaataCTCTCCATGGCATTTCTGACAATAACCTatgcattttgtattttcagGTGGCTGTTATGTATTTTTACTGCTCTGGACCATGAAGAGTAGGAATAAAGtccctgtgttttttctcttgggactttttcaaaataagagcATTGAATTCCTctgctttgtattatttttattttgctacattGTTATTTGGTTGGAAAACTTGCTCCTAATGGTTTCTATCACATGCACTCAGCTAATTGATCagcccatgtacttcttcctcaaTTATGGCTCATTCTCAGATCTTTGCTGTACATCCACAGTGACACCCAAACTAATGGCTGATTTACCGGCAGAAAGGAAGATCATTTCCTATAATAACTGCATGATACAGCTATTTATCATTCACTTCCTTGGAGGCATAGAGATCTTCATTCTCACAGGGATGGCCTATGACACCCACTACATGGGCATCTGCAAGCCCTTGCACTGTGCTGTCATCATGAACAGGCAGAGGTGTGACGCAATCGTCATAGCTTGTTGTACTGGGAGATTTATTCACTCCACCAGCTAGTTTCTTCTTACTTTCTTCTCACCGTTTTGTGGTCCTAATGAGATAGACCACTACTTCTGTGATGTGTGTCATCCTCAGGGGATCCTACTTAATTCTTACATACCACTGTCATTGAACATATTACATGTATTGAAATTGCCAGTGTGTCACTGTTTTCCTACCATTAATGGGTAAGATTTGCAAGGAAATGTATTAGGTTTAACATAGGAATTATTCAAAATGCATTTGGCGAGTGAATGCAGTGATCCTATCAGCCAGCTTTGGAGACATCTAAATATatcaaatagaaatattatagaTTCAAATTATTAATAGGTATTCAGGCTATACTTATAGTTGTTATTCAATATAtaactctgtattttttttttaaattgatgacaGTGTAAGTGACCAGGAGACAGTGCATTACTTCTAGTCAAAAAtgataaatggagaaaataaaaataaatatcaatagatgTGCATGTTTGAATGTGGTCACGTAATTACCATCTTTGAAAAATTCATCCCTTacatatgaaagaaaatgagGTGGAATGAATGGTCTTCAAAGTACATTCAAACTATAAACATCTtgctgtttctctgttttctctttaaaacaatacaatgagatttttagtttcttgatttAAATTATGGTATTATTCTGCCATCTGGTGGATATTATATTTTTACCACTTGTAAGAGAAAAATTTGTTCTCTCAGTTACTATTTTGGAGATGGATTTTGTTCTACTGGACCATATGAAAAGAAATTCTATCAATTATCATGTAATTAGCCAAGAATGAGACAACAAATAGATGAGAATCAATTTGGTAATATtggtggaaagaaaaatatgttgttCTCATTATGTCAAATGaggataaactttaaaaaacaaaacattgcctcatgtaaaagaagagagaatactgTACTGGGATTTAAGAGCTCTGGGTTTTATTTGTTATCTTCTGATACAATTAAGTATGTTTTCctagaaaaatcattaaaatattcaaattttggtTTATTATACAATATTCTTGCAAACCTTATTAAATACATTCAGacattctttgaaaattaaatgctaTATAAGTTGGTAACTGACTTATAAATATACAATTCTgcaaaacataaaggaaaatgcaaacaGCCTGTGATTTTTATATCTctgtaaatatgtatgtgtgattTATGCATAAATGTTTATGTTTCTGCATTTATCAATCTTTCACTATATGTCTCTGTATCTATATCCATATATCTAtttgtctatccatccatctatcatctGTCCCTATCTAAATTAATGTTTCCCTTTAGCCTTCTATTTCAAACATCAGGCATAAAGAGGATTTTCTTGCACTGAGATTTAGGTAATACTATTCCAGATATCATTTCTCTTTTGACAATGTATAAGAGGAAGTCTCTCATAACCAATCCACTTTCATATTAATACTATGCATTTTTCAATTAAATCCAGGAAGACTAAActcattgtgtattttaaaaattaaaaaaaaaatcgcaTACATTTTAGGAGTCCACTTCAGTGAGATGTGGCAGTTATACAAGCCTGTGTAACTAGTTTACCTGCTTATGAGCTATGCCTGGGTAACAACTGCTTCACATTCTTGTCAGAAATTGGTATTGTTAGATTTAACCTTGTTAGTCATTTATATCAGGTgaatagtggtatctcattagaattttaactttaatttccCTGATAAATAATTTTGAGCATTGTTACAGTGATTATTGGTCATTTTCTGTCTGTTGAAAATTGTTTGCTCATTTTAAATTGAGTTGCTTGTCTTGTTACTGACttgttagtgttttattaatgtaatatttttattgggATAAAAGTCCCAGAACATAAAGCTTATCATTTTAAGCTATAAAATTTAATagtattaagtatatttatatagttgtgcaaccatcaccctgTCTCAAGATCTTTTTCTACATCTCAAACTGGGAGCCTGTACCCATTAAACGATAACTCCCAATTTCTCCCTATCTCGGTCCCTTATAAACAATATTCTAACCttttgtctctgtgaatttgactctTCTAGGTGCCTCATATATATGGTATCACACAATATTTgccttttgtgtttggtttgtttCACTTAGTCTAATGTTTACATTGTGTATCCATGTTGAAGCAGGTACCAAAATATGTTTTTTCATAGCAGCTTCacaattttatattcccaccagtaatATTCAAGGAGTCCAATTCCTTCATATCCccccaacatttgttatttttcattttgttcttttttcgttttgtttatataatagccattaatgggtgtgaagtgatatctcatttttgtttgtttgttttgttctgtttttgttgttgttgttcatgaaaattttaatggTTTGGAAACCAAAATATCTCAGCTTCATCCTGATTAAGAAAATGGACTTTTAATATGGTTTACATTTTAACTAATGAGGGTCAACTCACACAGTTTATTGTCCTTGAGAAAAGAAACTTGGTTTTAAGAGCCTAAAATATGGcattatttatttctcaccaaAGGAACAGATGAGTCAACATTTTTCCCTGCTAATTAAACAAaaactagtaataataataaaagtatactATAGCTAAGTATACATAACCTACAATCTAGTATGCATCCTATTGGAGTATAAGTGAggacaaattaaaattatgattttattttatttttttacacctATGCacatattcaaaatttatttattaattgctcTTATTAATTCCATGGCAGTTTTGCTTCTCAAACTAGATCGTAAACAAGAAATGTGTCTGCAcctttttaatattatcaaaagaaatttgttttgttttatttttctcataagaaCAGATACATGATACAGATAAATTTAAATGGAAACttcaaataattcataaaaagtggaattaaaaataaaatatagatattgtTTCTTAACATAATCTCCATCAAGTTTAAGACACTTTAGTTAGTAAtaataccagccatttagtccatttCTAAATAACTGAGGGTCTTCAGAATTTAACCATgccaatgaagtatttttttacattatcaacggaagaaaaaaatctttttcttagactaagaaacaaaaagaagttagaaagagccaaatcaggactgtaaagtggatgcctaatgatttcctaTCAAATTCTTACAAAATCGCCCTTGTTTGTTGAGAGGAATGAGTAACATTGTGTTTGTGGAGAAGGACTTCCTGGTGATGCTGTCTTGggggcatttttctgctaaagcttctGCTAACTGTCTCAAAACCTTCTTGTAATAAGCAGATGATATTGTTTTTTGGCCATGCAAAGTTTCAGCTATTacctttaggtctttgatccatttaaagttaattttctcATGGTGTAATATaagctttcaaatttatttttttgcatgaagctatccagttttctcaacatCATCTGTTAAAAAGATTGCCCTGTTACTATTGAATAATCTTGGTACTCTTGTATAATttatttgaccatatatgtatgtttatttcaGGTTtgtctattccattccattggtctatatgttcAAACACctcactgttttgattactatagctttgtggtaAATTTGAAGTCAAAAAGTGTAAAATCTCATAtgttatacttttttaaagattgttttggttatttgagGTCTCATGCAATTCTGTATGAATCTAGGAATGGGTATTTGTTACTTCTacaaaaaatgtcattgggatttttAGAGAGATTTCATTgtatttgtaattgttttgggtaGTATTATCACCTTAAAATATGAAggcttccaatctatgaacatgaggtgtctttccatttatttacgtcctttttaatttctgaaagttACATTTCATAGTTTTTGGTGtagcattatttttctgtttggctaaatttattcctaagtatttcattatttttgatgctGTGGTAAATTAATATTGCTCTTTAAATGTCCTTTTCAAACTGTTCACTGAAAGTATAGAAATGaaactgatttttgaatgttgaatttgtgtcctgcaactttgctgaagagttaattttacttcttcgtttcaaattaaaattcctttaaaaattttttcttgcccaattgctctggctagaacttttaATTCTGTCTTGAATGAAAGTGGTGAGAATGAACAGCCTTGGCTTGTTCTTGATCTTTGAGGACAAGCTTTCAGTTTTTCGTCATtgattattatattatatgtgggtttctcatatatatcctttattatgttgaggatgttttcttccattcttagttttttttaatgttgttgttATGACAGGATGTGAacttttgtcaaattctttttcttcatcaattGAGAGAATCATGTATTTTCCCTTTTactattaatgtggtatattgcattgactgatttttgtatgatattaatattatatcgATTGATTTTTTGTAAGTTTGTTCCTGAAATGTAATTCCACTTGGCATACTATTTAATTTAATgccatttattatttactttagagacagggtctctccctgttgcctaggctgaggtacagtggtgcaatcataactaactgcagccttgaattctcTGGTTCAAgccacctcagcctcttgggaagctaggactacaggcatgcaccaccatgcccagctaatgtttcattttttgtacagacagggtctcactatattgaccaggctggtcatgaactcccaGCTTCAAGTGAGGCTCCtcccgtggcctcccaaagtgcttagaTTACAGGCATAAGTGACTTCATTTGGCCTTTAATTTCCTTGAATATGCCGTTGAATTCAGTTTCTAGTATactgttgaggatttttttgcATACCAGTttgtaataaaattcaaataaattttgaaaaccatTGATATACACACCTAACGAATTAAAGAATAAAGCACATCATATTTATGTGATGAAAAGTTGAACAGCTCTTTATAGAAGTTGAATAGCTATTTATTGCATAAAATGAAGCTCACAATATTGTATTAAAAAGATCAACAATATAACTAACTATGATATTTATTGTATAAGGTTTGTATCCAGACATACATAGAAGTGAGAAAACcagaaatacaacaaaaattaaGTATAGTTATCTCTAGATTGTTCCCAatagctgatttttttccttttgtacatttttgtattttacaggtatttaaagtaaaaatgtattcAGTCTGGTTCAACATATTTACAAGAAGATCATGAAATTAAAGTTGATAATGAAATTATTCCTCAATCTTTAGAAGAAGTTACATAATTAATATGTCACATGGGACATTGTTTCCTCTAATTGTTCAGTTTGTGGCCTCCTAGGCAATACTTCAATTATATTCTCTAGGGTTAACGTCTCTAAGGCCTTGGTGACATATATGTGTGACACAATTTAGCAACAGAATTCATTTTTTtggtctctgttttctctttgttcttattgagtttattttcaaaatattaggaaGAGAAAATCATTTCCTAGAAACATACACTGAAATATATCTTGCTACTTTTTTCAGGTTTGCTATAATATTTAGAATTTGAGTTCTCAGCAGGAACTTTTCTGGAGTCTATTAATCTTTGCAAAGAAGCTTTAGTAAATGAATAAGTCAAATTCTTCTGCATTTAGGTGAGTTGATTCAATTCTTACTTTATTTCACTTTAGAAGGAAAGGCATTCCAGTAATCTTTGCAGGAGGCAAACTCCTGTGTAAATCTAACTGCTATGATTACTACCTAGTTCCTCTAATTAGAAATATTTGATTCATTATCTATCaccatatttattattattaattggtCTGCATTAccaggaaatattttcattttttcttgataccaatcttctctttctttttatgcacacaaactttACATTTAATAATAACAAGAATTTAATAATAACAAGAATTATAAGTTGTATTGTATCATTGCAATTATACACATTTCTCAGATTAATTCTTAAAGGCAAATAAATTTTGAGGACAGGACTGATATTTCATAAATGTGTAGTTTCTAAAATACCTATTACTGTGCTGACTACGTAGTAAATATTGCAATTAGAAAGTCAGGGTGGCTGTCACTAGAGGGAAAGAGTGTGCTCAGCACCTTGAGCCCTCAGTCAGCTGAATGTGGATGACAGCTCCGGGGGCTAATTGGGAGATTGTAAACTCTGGCCCCAGTCTGTTTGTATAAACACAGAGTGTAGTAGGCCGATGTAAAAGCTACACAGGTGGAAAAGATGTGTGGGGAAGAATGAGCTGGAtatatatgtaagaaaatatatttgtctttgaCAGTGATAATTTTCCTTTCGACCCTGGGCTGCTCAGATTTTGTTAGAGCAAATCCAGGGAGAGAATACAGACTTTCGAAAAAGTTTGAAAACGTGAAAAAAGTGTGCTCAGGTATGAAATTTGCACTCCAAGTATTttgtgttaaaatgaaaaatacatttaggaAGTAGTAATAAATGTAGTAGAAGATCAaatcacaaatataaaatcaaatgaatCTAAAGAagcaattaaagaagaaaaacttcaggtatatgtgaattatatcttcatatatacatacaggAAATGTAAATGCTCTCTATATATCATCCTAGAGTATAAAATTTCACTCAGTGAAAACTTTAGAGCATTTCTGTGTCGAATGGTATTTCTTTAGTGCTGAGTCTTATTTTAGCTTTCAGTAAGCAGTTATGATGTGGTTCTGGGTTATGATGCCAGAAAACGGCAGTTGACTTATTTTGAAGGCActcagaacatttaaaaaaataatccagtgTATCATTCCCCCCCCCATGTCCTCATTTTATAGTAATTTAGGATGCTTAGGTCCCATGGGGTTTCATTACAGTTACTTGTTGTGTAGGACTCAATATGTATCTCAGTGTATTGTAAGTTTGCTGTGTGGTCTTGATTTAAAAGGAAAGTCTAACTTCTttagtattattataaaattttgccCCAATATATGTACGTTATATACCAacagcttattttttatttctttttatttttttaactttttttatttcagcatattatgggagtacaaatgtttaggttacatatattgcctttgtcccacccgagtcagagcttccagtGTCTcaatcccccagacggtgcacaccgcacccattaggtgtgtatatacgcatcccctcctcccctttcccatcTGCCTGATAACTTGTTCCCTTACATATACCTTCATTTAGTCAATGAgtattattgagcacctattatgtccTAGTGTTTCATATTTGCCCTTGGGAATTGCATTTTATTGTGGAGTAACACTGATAAAATGGTAAAtgataaaaaagttaaatacgtATTTATTTAAGCAACAGGGGTTGCTTGAAATTGATATTTTTCAGCATTTATAGTTACTGATAATGACATAGTTAATAGTATAACCATGGCTATGAGGAATAAGGTGAGATACAATTGTTGgaagagatgaagaaactaagagaaTAGAGCATTGGTAGTACTGTCTGTGTGTCTATTGAAACTAATTCAATACAAAAAAATCTCTAACTAAGTAAAAACCATAGTAATTTATCAGTAAGCAATGTCTAATCTTTGGAGGATTTGAGGTGGACTATATTCACCAACTGAGCATGATGTTGTATGTAGAAAGCTCTCCAGCATAATGAAAATGGTCTGGACATATAATTATTAAGTTTGTTTCACCCAAAATCATTCTGAATACCTTACATTATGATACACCAAGAAGAgttaacagatatttataattttcaaaaattaggtAACTGTGGATGATCAAGTACATTATTCATTTAcaagaaagatctaaaatatatggagaaaaatgtgTGAAAGTGTAAGATCACTGGAAACAAAACTTTGGAAATAGCtgtaaaaaatagtaaaaaaatgcAATGACCAGCATAGTgagtcattaattttttaattttcttttttgagttctAAGTTCTCATTGTTTAAAAgcagaagaaggaaataaattgtTGAAACTTGTGATAACTTTTACTTTCAAACTCTGATCCATACAAAAAGCTAGACTGGCCTTTCTCATGAAGCCAGTTGCCTCTGATGATACTGAGTTTGATTGTTAAAAATATACCAGGGCCAACTGCACTTAGTTTCTTCCGCTCACATCTCCCATCttttattattccacttataccaatttaatatttattttataactgtGATATTAGTAAATTcaagcttttgaaataaattcaagCTGAAACTCAGTGTTTTCCATAGCACTCTTTATGAATAATCATTAAGACTCtcaatatttcctcattttaagaTGCCTTCTCCaaatttttcttctcaattctCTGAATCAATTTTCCTATTTTGTCCCAGGAACCAAGAAAATCAGACTGCTGGAGTCACCTTTATTCTCTTGGGATTCTCAGAACATGTGGACCTCCAGGTGCCCCTGTTCCTGGTGTTCCTGGCCATCTACACGGTCACTGTGCTGGGGAACCTGGGCATGATCATGATCATCAGGATCAACCCCAAactccacacccccatgtactttttCCTCAGCCACTTGTCCTTTGTGGATTTCTGTTATTCCACCACAGTGACACCAAAACTGCTGGAGAACTTTGTTGTGGAGGACAGGACCATCTCCTTCATGGGATGCATCATGCAGTTCTTCTTTGCCTGCATCTTCGTGGTGACAGAAACCTTCATGTTGGCAGTGATGGCCTATGACCAATTTGTGGCAGTTTGCAACCCTCTGCTCTACACTGTTGCAACGTCCCAGAGGCTTTGCTTTTTGATGGTGGCTGTGTCATACTCTTGGGGTATAGTCTGTTCCCTGACACTTACCTACTTTCTACTGGAATTATCCTTCAGAGGAAATAATGTCATAAATAACTTTTTCTGTGAGCATGGTGCCATTGTTGCTGTGTCCTGCTCTGACCCCTACATTAGCCAGAAGGTCACTTCAGTTTCTGCTACATTCAATGAGATAAGCAGCCTGATGATCATTCTTACTtcctatgtctttatttttatcactatCATGAAGATGCTTTCACCTGGGGGGCGCCATAgagccttctccacctgtgcctCCCACATGACCGCCATCACCATCTTCCATGGAACCATCCTGTTTCTCTACTGCATTCCTAACTCCAAAAGTTCATGGATCATGGTCAAGGTGGCCTCTGTCTTTTACACTGTGGTCATTCCCATGCTTAACCCCCTGATCTATAGCCTCAGGAACAAGGATGTAAAAGACACAGTCAGGAAGTTAATCAATGATAAGTTTTtatgtcataaaataaaatgttagaaatattACTTATTTATCTTGAGATTACTGGTGTAATAGTTCACTATCAAATCAGTACATGAATGTTTGGTAGCCCTCCCTTGTCTGTTTACTCTGATGTTtagtaaaataacttttaaaattatattattgagGATGAAATCTCAGACTACTTAAGCCAAATATTTGATTCACATGTTGTAATAAAAAGGTTTCTGTGTTAGTAGAGTTTACCTTATGTTTTCCCAGTTCAACCTACAGTCTAATTTAACTCTTGTGAAGTTGAAATCCAAGGTCCATCCATTTGGTAGTGTGTCTCAGCACTTCATTAGCATTAATGATGTATAATGCTCCATTGCACGGATATGCCACCTTACGTTTACCCATTTGTTATTTTATGGAcattgagttgtttccatttttggctactatgaataatccTGATataacattcatgtacaagtttttttggatatttgttttgatttttcttcactgGATGttaatatctaggagtggaaatGAGGTTATATGGCAACTCTATGTTCAACTTGTTGAGGAATTGCCAAATCATTTTCCAGAGCAGTTGCACGCTTTTGTAGCCTCACCATCAGCGGTGAATGACGTTTCCAATTTTCCCACATTCTCAGCAACCctgattattttcccttttttgataTTATAGCCATGCACATATCTTCTGACTCAGCAGTTCTATTTCTAGAAATGTGTACTGTGACACACACTGTcataaaaaatgacatatttataaGGTTATTTATGTCAGCActgttttaataacaaaatatggGAAATACCCTATAATTCCATTGGTAAACCCAGAGAAATACATTATGGCACATCCATACAATTGGGACCTATGCAGCTATTAACAAAAGTGAGGAAGCCTCCCTTGTAGTAATATGGAAAGACCATCAAAATATGTTcaataataaaagcaaagtgTCAAACAGTAAGTATATGGCacgttattatttatttaaagtgtgtgtgtgtgtgagaaattTATGATATATGCATAGAAATATCTCTGCTGGAATACGTCAGGTGCGGGGAAAACTGGGATGGCTGAGGACAGGGGTGGAAGAGAGAGTAGCTTTTCActgggaatatattttaaatatgttttcaatattATACAATGTTAATATATTGTCCTGttcaaaaataatacaatgtaaaGCTTTAAAACACTGGGAGCTAAACAAGACTTAGCTGCAGGCCTGATACAAACAAGAGGCTGCCAGCCAGGGACTTCTGCATTGTCCAGTTTGACCCTCATGTTGTGAGGAAACTGCTACCCAGGGGGGCCACATGACTTGCCTCAGGTCACACAGTAGTCAGAGCTGCCCTCGGGGGTTAAGTCTAACTCCAGAGTCCCCCATCTTGCAACACGAGAACACTCTTGTTTGTAGAAAGTAATGGCGGGGGCAGGAAATAGGAAACAACTGGCAATGGCAAAGAGATTGGAAAGAAGCCTGTATTAATTTCCTGTTGCCGCTGTCACAAATTACCActaatttagtggcttaaaacagtgacatttattcttttacagttttggaggtcagaaatccaaaTCAGCTTTattgggctaaagtcaaggtgatggcagggctggttccttgcGGAGGCTCTGGGGACAGAATCCACGTTCTTGTCCTTCTCAGCTTCTGGTGGCCCCTGTATCCCTTGGCTTGtagcctcttcctccatctttaaaGCACATCCTTCCAATCTGTGCTTCATCTCATCGACATCCCTTTGATTGACTCCTCTGTGACCCCCTGTAAGGGGGTCTATTTAGGACCCACCAAGATAATTCAGGGTAGTCTCCCCATCTCAgcatccttaacttaatcacatctgcaaagtcccttttgccatgttaGCTACTTATTCACAGGCTCTATGGTTAGGCTGTGGCT
Encoded proteins:
- the LOC138384949 gene encoding olfactory receptor 5D18-like, which encodes MNKSNSSAFRNQENQTAGVTFILLGFSEHVDLQVPLFLVFLAIYTVTVLGNLGMIMIIRINPKLHTPMYFFLSHLSFVDFCYSTTVTPKLLENFVVEDRTISFMGCIMQFFFACIFVVTETFMLAVMAYDQFVAVCNPLLYTVATSQRLCFLMVAVSYSWGIVCSLTLTYFLLELSFRGNNVINNFFCEHGAIVAVSCSDPYISQKVTSVSATFNEISSLMIILTSYVFIFITIMKMLSPGGRHRAFSTCASHMTAITIFHGTILFLYCIPNSKSSWIMVKVASVFYTVVIPMLNPLIYSLRNKDVKDTVRKLINDKFLCHKIKC